Proteins co-encoded in one Papaver somniferum cultivar HN1 chromosome 5, ASM357369v1, whole genome shotgun sequence genomic window:
- the LOC113277177 gene encoding ribosome biogenesis protein BMS1 homolog has protein sequence MGVLTYLDTFRNKTMLANTQRILVDQFQTEICKGAQIFCLSGLDNDEMYFNHEIAKLAAYISTMEFHSLLWRAARPYLLVDYFEDVTQETVQLDDENCSRKIILKGYLRGCYIEETTKVHIAGVGDFPLAFVTKFVDPFPLPSDGDLNELTCMKIGCFRAGTYVSFELHDVPFETVKHYDPCRPVLVGGISLEEENLGYIQVKLKRHSWHTKLLKTKDPIIVSVGWRRYQTRPIYAFKDGHGSYRGLNHTPKNKPCLAMFWAPLAPLGTGLAVVQSLADKKAAFRFLGKAYVVDTNQGSVKIVKKSRRTALLKDMCTKIHTTTGICGKIDEPDRIWESGVKTSGCQLSVPADYESFHKTYIDPLEPKDHELLKLVVEANRLRSSKGNKKLVEDNKKLAEDKFKEVETIVAERRKERASTLRRDSPEQLRAVRFRKNEIEEDGALLY, from the exons ATGGGGGTTCTTACATATCTTGATACCTTTAGAAACAAAACCATGCTCGCAAACACTCAGCGAATCCTGGTAGACCAATTCCAGACTGAGATATGCAAAGGAGCACAAATATTTTGCTTATCTGGTCTCGATAATGATGAGAT GTATTTCAATCATGAGATTGCCAAGCTGGCAGCATATATATCCACCATGGAATTCCATTCTTTGTTATGGAGGGCTGCACGACCTTATCTGTTGGTGGATTACTTTGAAGATGTCACTCAAGAGACGGTCCAATTGGATGATGAAAATTGCTCAAGAAAAATCATCCTAAAAGGTTACCTTCGAGGTTGTTACATCGAGGAAACAACTAAG GTGCATATTGCTGGAGTTGGCGATTTTCCTTTAGCTTTCGTTACTAAATTCGTTGATCCGTTCCCTTTACCTTCTGATGGGGATCTTAATGAGTTAACTTGTATGAAGATTGGGTGTTTCAGAGCAGGAACTTATGTAAGTTTTGAGTTGCATGACGTCCCATTTGAGACGGTCAAACATTATGATCCTTGTCGGCCTGTTCTTGTTGGAGGTATCAGTCTTGAAGAAGAAAATCTTGGATATATTCAG GTGAAACTTAAACGACATAGTTGGCATACAAAGTTATTGAAGACCAAGGACCCTATAATTGTTTCAGTTGGTTGGAGGAGGTACCAGACAAGACCTATTTATGCCTTCAAAGACGGCCATGGCAGCTATCGGGGGCTTAATCACACTCCGAAAAACAAGCCCTGTCTTGCGATGTTCTGGGCCCCCCTTGCACCTCTTGGTACTGGGCTTGCTGTGGTGCAAAGTCTGGCAGACAAAAAG GCAGCATTTCGGTTTTTAGGAAAAGCTTATGTAGTTGATACTAATCAGGGGTCAGTGAAGATAGTTAAGAAAAGCAGGAGGACTGCTCTTTTAAAGGATATGTGTACAAAAATTCATACTACTACTGGAATTTGTGGGAAAATTGATGAG CCTGACCGCATATGGGAAAGTGGGGTGAAAACCTCTGGGTGTCAACTCTCTGTGCCTGCCGACTATGAATCGTTTCATAAG ACCTATATAGACCCATTAGAACCCAAGGACCACGAACTACTTAAGCTTGTGGTAGAGGCGAACCGTTTAAGATCTTCCAAGGGTAATAAAAAATTAGTAGAGGATAATAAAAAATTAGCCGAGGATAAGTTTAAAGAGGTGGAAACTATAGTTGCTGAGAGGAGGAAAGAGCGAGCATCAACTCTGAGACGGGATTCGCCTGAACAGTTGCGTGCGGTGAGGTTCCGTAAG AATGAAATTGAGGAAGATGGGGCACTACTCTACTAG
- the LOC113277178 gene encoding ribosome biogenesis protein bms1-like, whose product MKIGCFRAGTYVSFELHDVPFETVKHYDPCRPVLVGGISLEEENLGYIQVKLKRHSWHTKLLKTKDPIIVSVGWRRYQTRPIYAFKDGHGSYRGLNHTPKNKPCLAMFWAPLAPLGTGLAVVQSLADKKAAFRFLGKAYVVDTNQGSVKIVKKSRRTALLKDMCTKIHTTTGICGKIDEPDRIWESGVKTSGCQLSVPADYESFHKTYIDPLEPKDHELLKLVVEANRLRSSNGNKKLVEDNKKLAEDKFKEVETIVVERRKERASTLRRDSPEQLRAVRFRKEIEEPRPLPKEDRALLLAELSRLVKEREELKANGTAECQVFADDYRHQDDPDPTVEEERPPYIIAVQGPPRVGKSLLVKSLVSFYTRGNHCDMAGPIRILAVGKRRIQFVECPNNVTGMIDAAKYADAVIFVVDAGYGFEMIFYSYPLLCFLPFILAIHYLE is encoded by the exons ATGAAGATTGGGTGTTTCAGAGCAGGAACTTATGTAAGTTTTGAGTTGCATGACGTCCCATTTGAGACGGTCAAACATTATGATCCTTGTCGGCCTGTTCTTGTTGGAGGTATCAGTCTTGAAGAAGAAAATCTTGGATATATTCAG GTGAAACTTAAACGACATAGTTGGCATACAAAGTTATTGAAGACCAAGGACCCTATAATTGTTTCAGTTGGTTGGAGGAGGTACCAGACAAGACCTATTTATGCCTTCAAAGACGGCCATGGCAGCTATCGGGGGCTTAATCACACTCCGAAAAACAAGCCCTGTCTTGCGATGTTCTGGGCCCCCCTTGCACCTCTTGGTACTGGGCTTGCTGTGGTGCAAAGTCTGGCAGACAAAAAG GCAGCATTTCGGTTTTTAGGAAAAGCTTATGTAGTTGATACTAATCAGGGGTCAGTGAAGATAGTTAAGAAAAGCAGGAGGACTGCTCTTTTAAAGGATATGTGTACAAAAATTCATACTACTACTGGAATTTGTGGGAAAATTGATGAG CCTGACCGCATATGGGAAAGTGGGGTGAAAACCTCTGGGTGTCAACTCTCTGTGCCTGCCGACTATGAATCGTTTCATAAG acCTATATAGACCCATTAGAACCCAAGGACCACGAACTACTTAAGCTTGTGGTAGAGGCGAACCGTTTAAGATCTTCCAACGGTAATAAAAAATTAGTAGAGGATAATAAAAAATTAGCCGAGGATAAGTTTAAAGAGGTGGAAACTATAGTTGTTGAGAGGAGGAAAGAGCGAGCATCAACTCTTAGACGGGATTCGCCTGAACAGTTGCGTGCGGTGAGGTTCCGTAAG GAAATTGAGGAACCACGGCCGTTGCCGAAGGAAGATCGGGCACTACTACTAGCAGAGTTGTCAAGGCTAGTCAAAGAGAGAGAAGAGCTGAAGGCAAATGGCACTGCAGAGTGTCAA GTATTTGCTGATGATTATCGTCACCAGGATGATCCAGATCCTACTGTTGAAGAAGAACGACCACCATATATTATTGCTGTTCAAGGACCTCCTAGGGTCGGTAAATCTCTTTTGGTTAAGAGTTTGGTCAGTTTCTATACCAGGGGAAATCATTGCGACATGGCAGGGCCTATCAGAATTTTAGCAG TCGGAAAAAGACGGATACAGTTTGTGGAGTGTCCAAATAATGTCACTGGCATGATTGATGCAGCAAAGTATGCTGATGCTGTCATATTTGTTGTAGATGCAGGTTATGGGTTTGAAATGATATTCTACTCTTATCCCTTGCTTTGTTTCTTACCCTTCATTTTAGCGATACACTATTTAGAGTAA
- the LOC113277215 gene encoding ribosome biogenesis protein bms1-like translates to MAGPIRILAGGKRRIQFVGCPNNVNGMIDAAKYADAVIFVVDAGYGFEMETFEFLELLKVHGMPKVMGVLTYLDTFRNKTMLANTQ, encoded by the exons ATGGCAGGGCCTATCAGAATTTTAGCAG GCGGAAAAAGACGGATACAGTTTGTGGGGTGTCCAAATAATGTCAATGGCATGATTGATGCGGCAAAGTATGCCGATGCTGTCATATTTGTTGTAGATGCAGGTTATGGGTTTGAAATG GAAACATTCGAGTTCCTTGAACTCTTAAAAGTTCATGGGATGCCCAAGGTTATGGGGGTGCTTACATATCTTGATACCTTTAGGAACAAAACCATGCTCGCAAACACTCAGTGA